A window of the Helianthus annuus cultivar XRQ/B chromosome 4, HanXRQr2.0-SUNRISE, whole genome shotgun sequence genome harbors these coding sequences:
- the LOC110868508 gene encoding laccase-17, with product MGVPSTFFPAILFLSCFICLYPDLATAKHAATGVTRHYKFNIRMHNVTRLCGTKSIVTVNGKFPGPRIIAREGDRLVIKVVNHVPYNISIHWHGIRQLRSGWADGPAYITQCPIQTGQSYVYNYSIIGQTGTLWYHAHVSWIRSTLYGPIVILPRRNTSYPFLKPYKEVPIMFGEWWKADTEAVINQALQTGAGPNNSDAYTINGLPGPLYNCSQPKETFRLNVKPGKTYMLRLINAALNDELFFKITNHTFTVVDADASYVKPFETDTIYITPGQTSNVLLKTKNLTSNARFLMAARPYSTAASGTFDNTTVVGVLEYNRNTMQFSNTSIKNLPLPPLPAINATSYVANWTNKFRSLGPPVNVPQTVQNRYFFTVGLGNDLCPKNQTCQGPNGTKFAASVNNISFSLPTTALLQARFFGKSNSIFSTNFPTSPLHPFNYTGPPPNNTFVSHGTKVVVLPYNTTVELVMQGTTIFGAENHPLHLHGFNFYVVGQGAGNFNSTTDPANFNLVDPVERNTVGVPSGGWVAVRFRADNPGVWFMHCHIEIHLSWGLRMAWAVMDGKLPNQKLLPPPSDLPKC from the exons ATGGGTGTACCATCAACTTTCTTCCCTGCTATTCTCTTCCTCTCATGCTTTATCTGCTTGTACCCTGATCTGGCAACAGCAAAACATGCTGCCACTGGCGTTACCCGACACTATAAGTTTAAC atCCGGATGCACAATGTGACGAGACTGTGTGGTACGAAAAGCATAGTAACTGTCAACGGGAAATTCCCGGGGCCGAGGATTATTGCGAGGGAAGGTGACCGGTTGGTGATCAAAGTTGTCAACCATGTCCCGTACAATATCAGTATCCATTG GCATGGAATTCGACAACTTCGAAGTGGATGGGCTGACGGGCCAGCATACATAACACAATGTCCAATTCAAACGGGGCAATCATACGTTTATAACTATTCCATTATCGGACAGACAGGCACACTTTGGTACCATGCCCATGTTTCATGGATTCGATCAACTCTCTATGGGCCGATTGTCATTCTGCCTAGGCGTAACACTTCGTACCCTTTTCTGAAACCTTACAAGGAAGTCCCGATTATGTTTG GAGAGTGGTGGAAGGCGGATACAGAAGCCGTGATCAACCAAGCCCTTCAGACCGGAGCTGGCCCGAATAATTCAGACGCGTATACTATTAACGGGCTGCCTGGACCGTTATACAATTGCTCACAACCAAAGG AAACTTTTAGGCTTAATGTGAAGCCTGGGAAGACGTACATGCTTCGTTTGATCAATGCCGCCCTCAATGACGAACTGTTTTTTAAAATTACAAACCATACGTTTACAGTTGTCGATGCGGATGCAAGCTACGTGAAACCGTTTGAAACAGACACAATCTACATTACGCCAGGCCAAACAAGCAATGTTTTGCTCAAGACGAAAAATCTCACCTCCAATGCCCGGTTTTTAATGGCAGCCCGACCGTATTCAACGGCAGCTTCCGGAACTTTCGATAACACTACCGTTGTTGGTGTTCTCGAATACAACCGTAATACCATGCAATTCTCCAATACTTCCATTAAAAACCTACCCCTACCTCCACTCCCTGCTATCAATGCCACTTCGTATGTAGCCAATTGGACCAATAAATTTCGCAGTTTGGGACCGCCAGTAAACGTTCCACAAACGGTCCAAAACCGTTACTTTTTCACGGTCGGGCTCGGGAACGACCTGTGCCCGAAAAACCAAACATGTCAAGGGCCCAATGGCACCAAATTCGCGGCCTCGGTTAACAACATTTCCTTTTCTTTACCTACAACCGCGCTTCTTCAGGCACGATTTTTCGGGAAATCAAACAGCATATTCTCGACTAACTTCCCGACATCCCCTCTTCACCCGTTCAACTACACCGGCCCGCCACCTAACAACACGTTTGTTTCCCATGGCACAAAAGTGGTGGTGCTACCTTACAACACCACCGTGGAACTTGTAATGCAAGGCACCACCATATTCGGGGCTGAAAACCACCCTCTCCACCTCCACGGCTTCAACTTTTACGTGGTGGGGCAAGGCGCTGGAAACTTCAACTCCACTACTGACCCGGCCAACTTCAACCTTGTTGATCCAGTTGAAAGGAACACCGTTGGTGTCCCGTCCGGCGGGTGGGTAGCGGTCCGGTTTCGGGCTGATAATCCTGGTGTATGGTTTATGCATTGTCACATTGAGATTCACCTGAGTTGGGGGTTGAGAATGGCATGGGCTGTGATGGATGGGAAGCTTCCTAACCAGAAGTTGCTTCCACCACCTTCTGATCTTCCAAAGTGTTGA